From the Oncorhynchus nerka isolate Pitt River linkage group LG20, Oner_Uvic_2.0, whole genome shotgun sequence genome, one window contains:
- the zmp:0000001088 gene encoding trypsin, with protein MDLPSVLLCILLELLAVSCQELIQGRIVGGYAPAPHSIKYIVSIQSTRGQHFCGGSLINTYWVLTAAHCTIGVEQIMIVAGDYSVSMYEGTEQFFIPQLLIPHPQYNKITNNADIMLIKLKAPVYLNSYVSIAPLPRQSASVAEGRLCRVSGWGFTSSSGGQIPSSLRTVKLPIVSTAKCNSSESFNGNITSNMICAGYSAGRQDACKGDSGGPLVCEGRIYGVVSWGMGCADAKYPGVYTAVSKYRRWIDRIMFSYYGRCSKY; from the exons ATGGACCTGCCTTCAGTTTTACTATGTATACTTCTGGAACTCCTTGCTGTGAGCT GCCAGGAGCTGATACAAGGGCGTATAGTGGGAGGATATGCACCTGCACCCCATTCCATCAAATACATTGTATCAATACAGTCAACTAGAGGACAACACTTTTGTGGAGGATCCTTGATAAATACATACTGGGTGCTCACAGCAGCACATTGTACTATAGG GGTGGAACAAATTATGATAGTAGCAGGAGACTATTCAGTAAGCATGTATGAAGGGACCGAACAGTTCTTCATACCCCAGCTCTTAATACCCCACCCCCAGTACAACAAGATTACGAACAACGCAGATATTATGCTTATCAAG CTGAAAGCTCCAGTGTACCTGAATAGCTATGTGTCCATCGCTCCGCTGCCCCGCCAGAGTGCCTCGGTGGCAGAGGGGCGGTTGTGCAGGGTGTCAGGCTGGGGGTTCACCAGCTCTAGTGGGGGACAGATACCCTCCTCCCTGCGCACAGTCAAACTTCCCATCGTCTCCACAGCCAAATGCAACAGCAGTGAGTCTTTCAATGGGAACATCACATCCAACATGATCTGTGCAGGCTACAGCGCTGGCAGACAGGACGCGTGTAAG ggAGATTCTGGGGGCCCACTGGTGTGTGAAGGTCGGATCTATGGTGTGGTTTCCTGGGGGATGGGCTGTGCCGATGCCAAGTACCCAGGAGTCTACACTGCTGTGTCAAAGTATCGCAGGTGGATAGACCGGATCATGTTCAGCTACTACGGACGCTGCAGCAAGTATTAG